The segment GAAGAAAGGATTGGATAGCTGCCACATATAAAGATGAAATAAACGTAAATAATCATGATGGTTAAGAATTTCCGGGCTGTGTGGTTTTAAATGCATCATAAGCATTCAATGCAACATGAACTGGGACAGTGCCGCCAAGTTTTGGGTCAACCCTGGCAAGCTGTGCAAATGGCTTTCCATTCCCTGTTTCCAGGCTCCTCATTGCATCCAGAAATTCTACAGTGAAATCTCTCGGCGGCGTATAGCCGGCTTCCTTGAAGAATTTCTCCAGCCTGAATCTCTCGTTTTCATTCTGGAGTATTCCATAGTGCAGGTTAACAGATGACAATGCATCATCACCATACTTGTAAGTGCCCGATCGTGCTTCTTCAGGCAATCCTTTTAGTCTTGCCCTGTCAGCTATCCTGCCGAGTGGGTCACTTAAAATTAATGGACCCATGGACAGGGCTACACCAGTTGTCATTACACCACCTATGAGGTAAAATGCTTGTGCAACTTCTGAAAGTGATTGCACGTATTCTGTACCAAATAATGAATACGCAAGCCCACCCACAGTAGGAACCGCCAAGCCCATCCCAATAGTGTTGCCGCTGACCCCTTCACCTATGGATCTCGGAGGCCATGCAAAATATTTCCTCTGTTCAAGGATTTTTTCAGAAAGGTGTCCTGATGTTGCCTTGGCTACATCGACATTGTCATTGTCTGCAATGAATATTCCCTGGAGCTCGCCATCTTTATCAATATATAACGCAGAAATCCCCTTTTCGCTTACTACATTTTTATCCGGCTCGACAAAATACTCTACGGGGTTGCTGTCTCTTACATTAATGCCCCACTGGCCTTTTTTGGTCGTGACAACAATTTTACCATGCGGATAAAGCGCTTCCACTTTTTTATCAAGGCCATCAGCATTCCCTAAGCGGGCAAACCGGACCTGCTTTGCAATATTTCTATCATCAACCCCTGCCATGCCTGGAGAAATAACCTTCATCTTTAAATATCTTACGGAAGAGTGGTAATTGGATTGGCAAAGGGCGCTGTGGAAAATGTAAGTCTTGCCATCAGTTGTGCGAGCATTTTATTCTCACAAAGGCACATGCAAAGGAGATGGCAAGAGGAATTTGCATCTTCATGCCAAATCAGAGAATGCGAGCCGATGGCAAGACCGAGGCGCCAGCCGAGATTTTCCACAGCGCTCCCTTAAAGCCAACATTTAAATATGGAATAGCATTTATTTTTGCCATACTAAACCATTGTTAATTTTAATCTTTTTTTCGAATAACAAAACAATCTTGAGGTGGACAAAATGGCACACACTTTACCTGAATTGGGATACGCATACAATGCGCTTGAGCCTTTCATAGACGAGCAAACAATGAAAATTCATCACGCCAAGCACCACCAGGCTTACATTGACAAGCTGAATGCAGCAATCCAGGGCAGCCATGAACTGGAGAAAATGAGCGCAGAGGAGCTGATAAAGAGCCTGGACAAGGTTCCTGAAAATATAAGGGTGGCTGTGCGAAACAATGGTGGCGGCCATGTCAATCATTCATTTTTCTGGAAACTGCTGAAAAAGGATGCCGGAAAGCCATCATCGCAAATTGCAGCAGCAATCGACAAGGCTTTTGGGGGCTTTGACAAATTCAAGGAGGAATTTTCAAATGCAGCAGCAGCAAGGTTTGGCTCTGGCTGGGCATGGCTGGTTGTGCACAACGGCAGGCTTGAGGTCATGAGCACTGCAAACCAGGACAACCCAATGAGCGAGGGCAAAACGCCTATACTCGGAATAGATGTATGGGAGCATGCATATTACCTGAAATACCAGAACAGGAGGCCAGAATATATTGGGGCATTCTTCAATGTGATAAATTGGGAGCAGGTTGCAGCTAATTTTGCCGCGGCCCACAAAAAATAGGTGAGACTTTTGCTGAAGGAAGGCGACAAAGCCCCGGATTTTATCCTGAAGGATACAGACGGAAACACAATACACCTGGAGGATTATCTTGGATCCAGCGTCGTGCTCTATTTTTATCCAAGGGACAATACCCCTGGCTGCACCAAGGAGGCCTGCGCTTTCAGGGATGCCATGAGGACAATCAAGGAAAGGCAGGCAATTGTGCTCGGTGTGAGCCACGACAACTGCGAATCACACAAGAAATTCCGGGATGAATTCAAGCTTAATTTCCCCCTGTTATGCGATATTGAAAAGGAAATATCCATGAAATATGGGGTTTATGTCCCAAAGAAAATGCATGGCAGGGAATTCATGGGAATTGACCGGACAACATTTTTAATCGATCAGGATGGCATGATCAAGAAAATATTTAAGAAGGTTGAAGTTGAAGGCCATGTAGAAGAGGTGCTTTCACTTTTATAATCCTATCTTATAATCCTATTTACAATGAGGTGCAAAATGGCAAGGACACAAAAAACACAGCAGGCAAAGACTATACAAAGAAAATCTGGCAAGGTCATTGGCGTCAAGATTACAAAAGACATGACAATCGGCGATGTCATTTCAAAATATCCAAGGACAGCGGAAGTCCTGCAGGCCAATGGCGTTCACTGTGTGGGGTGCCATGTCAAATACTGGGAAAGCCTGGAAGGCGGCTTTAAGGGCCATGGGATGACAGACGAGCAGGTTGATTTTGTGCTGTCCGAGCTTAACAAGGTTGTTGCAGATGACGAGGCTCCTGGCGAAAACAACAAGGAATTTGTTGTGACCAAACAGGCAGCTGCAAAGCTCAGGGAACTTTTCATGAAGGAAAAAAAGGAAAATTATGGATTGAGGATAAGCGTTGTCCCTGGCGGCTGTTCCGGCTACAGCTACGGCCTGGAATTTGAGAATAAGGAGACCAAGGAAGACAAGGTGCTGAAGGAAAACGGCGTAAAAATCATAATTGACAATGAAAGCCTGAAAATGATTAAGGGCTCAAAGCTGGACTTCGTCGACACTCTCCAAGGCTCAGGATTCAAGATAACCAACCCAAATGCAGTTGACAGCTGCGGCTGCGGGCAAAGCTTCAGGTAATTTTGGCTAGAATGGCCATTGGATTATAGAAAGGGATAATAACAATACAATAATAACAAAATTTATCGGGGCTATAATCGTTCCGTGAATTTCCTGTAGTCAAAGTAAGCGTCAACAGCTTTTTGCATAATTGCCCTGGGGATTATGCTTCCCTGCGTTCCCGGCTTTCTGAATGCATTGAAAATCCTGCTGTCCCCGTGCTTCATGTAGTCCAGCATAAGCTTGCCTGACAGGAATGCCATTGCCAGTCCGTGCCCTGAGTAAGCCATGGAATACAGCAAATTCTTGTGCCTCTGGTCATGCCCTATAATCGGAAGGTCATTTTTTGTGAATCCAACAGTGCCTTTCCAGAAATGCGTAAACTCCACGTTCATCAGCTCCGGGAAAATTTTTCTTGAGCTATCCTTGATATTTTGCAGGACTGCCTTTCCCTGCCCTTCAAAATCCTTTGGCTTCTCATGGCCGTGCCCGACAAAGATATTCCCGTTGCCAACTACAATCCTGTTGTCCTCAGTTGGCCTGAAGTAATCATAGAAATCGTAGCTGTCCCACAGCATTTGCCTTTTTTCCTTGAAAATTGCCTGCATTTTTCCTTCTGTGAGGGGCTCGGTTGCAGCTGTATAGCTTGTCATCGGCAAAACATCATGCTCCATGCCGAGGGCGTATGTCTGTGAATCTGTGCCAACTATTACATGGTCTGCGTCCAACTCGCCCAAATCTGTCCTCAGGAAGACCTTGTGCGATGTCGGATATATGCTTTTGACTTGTGAAT is part of the Candidatus Woesearchaeota archaeon genome and harbors:
- a CDS encoding FAD-binding oxidoreductase; this encodes MIANYPLWHEYQGKARKHRPKLKGREKADIAIIGGGLTGMSNAYFLSKAGYKVVVLEAHEIGAGATGASSGIFSIGGGGYFWQAERDYGRQRAKALWDLSLYSIKLAEEIVAKEKIKCDWAKQGSLDLAAKPSHTKMLEKEHEARRQVGYSCDFLDARQVKDEIGSSAFHAAIQSPYDRSADPLKFLHGLADAAIKSKAVIHEHSQVKSIYPTSHKVFLRTDLGELDADHVIVGTDSQTYALGMEHDVLPMTSYTAATEPLTEGKMQAIFKEKRQMLWDSYDFYDYFRPTEDNRIVVGNGNIFVGHGHEKPKDFEGQGKAVLQNIKDSSRKIFPELMNVEFTHFWKGTVGFTKNDLPIIGHDQRHKNLLYSMAYSGHGLAMAFLSGKLMLDYMKHGDSRIFNAFRKPGTQGSIIPRAIMQKAVDAYFDYRKFTERL
- a CDS encoding superoxide dismutase, with product MAHTLPELGYAYNALEPFIDEQTMKIHHAKHHQAYIDKLNAAIQGSHELEKMSAEELIKSLDKVPENIRVAVRNNGGGHVNHSFFWKLLKKDAGKPSSQIAAAIDKAFGGFDKFKEEFSNAAAARFGSGWAWLVVHNGRLEVMSTANQDNPMSEGKTPILGIDVWEHAYYLKYQNRRPEYIGAFFNVINWEQVAANFAAAHKK
- the bcp gene encoding thioredoxin-dependent thiol peroxidase; the encoded protein is MLKEGDKAPDFILKDTDGNTIHLEDYLGSSVVLYFYPRDNTPGCTKEACAFRDAMRTIKERQAIVLGVSHDNCESHKKFRDEFKLNFPLLCDIEKEISMKYGVYVPKKMHGREFMGIDRTTFLIDQDGMIKKIFKKVEVEGHVEEVLSLL
- a CDS encoding iron-sulfur cluster assembly accessory protein encodes the protein MTDEQVDFVLSELNKVVADDEAPGENNKEFVVTKQAAAKLRELFMKEKKENYGLRISVVPGGCSGYSYGLEFENKETKEDKVLKENGVKIIIDNESLKMIKGSKLDFVDTLQGSGFKITNPNAVDSCGCGQSFR